A genomic stretch from Anaerococcus mediterraneensis includes:
- a CDS encoding polyribonucleotide nucleotidyltransferase: MVKNYKYVSKNGYELEVTIGKFAEQANGACLIQSGDTSLLVTAVASEKPREGIDFFPLICDFQEKLYAVGKIPGGFLRREGKASDEATLIARQMDRPLRPLFPENYYNDVQVIATVLSMDHDHLPDPLTTIGASIALGISDIPFDGPVGACMVGKVDGKLVINPSEEDRNNSSLDLTVAGKKGAINMVEAGANELDESEMLEAMLLALDEIGDISDFIQGIIDEIGKEKKEVEAHEESELDRLIAENFADQIKNSIRTTDKTEREENIFNIEEAAKEKFLADFEGCEDEIHRKIDDIMKKEVRRMISIDKIRPDGRDMTEIRPLSAEAGLLPRVHGSGLFQRGQTQVLSVVTLGSPADSQIIDGLNVEDVQKRYMHQYNFPPFCVGDVRPLRGPGRREIGHGHLAERALVPVLPDESEFPYTIRVVSEVLSSNGSSSQASICGSTLSLMDAGVPIKKPVAGIAMGLIKEDDSISILTDIQGLEDHLGDMDFKVAGTRDGITALQMDMKISGITKEVLEESLADAKDARFRILDVIESAIDKPRAELSEYAPRLYTIDIDPEKVRDVIGSGGKTINKIIDATGVKIETEDDGHITVASENGESGKKAIEMIRAIVTDPKPGDIYEGKVVRIMNFGAFVEIAIGKEGLLHISQIDHRRVEKVEDELAVGDTVRVKVTEIDRQGRINLSRKALLEKPESHKSNDKREAWPVDESPYRNNK, from the coding sequence ATGGTAAAAAATTATAAGTATGTATCAAAAAATGGATATGAATTAGAGGTAACCATAGGCAAATTTGCAGAACAAGCTAATGGTGCTTGCCTTATACAAAGTGGCGATACTAGCCTTTTGGTAACTGCAGTTGCAAGTGAAAAACCAAGAGAAGGAATAGATTTCTTTCCACTAATTTGTGACTTCCAAGAAAAACTTTATGCAGTAGGCAAGATCCCTGGAGGATTTTTGAGGAGAGAAGGCAAGGCTAGCGATGAGGCAACCCTCATAGCTAGACAAATGGATAGACCCCTAAGACCACTTTTCCCAGAAAATTATTACAATGACGTACAAGTCATAGCTACAGTTTTATCTATGGACCATGACCATTTGCCAGACCCACTTACAACTATAGGTGCATCTATTGCCCTAGGTATATCTGATATACCATTTGACGGTCCTGTTGGAGCTTGTATGGTTGGCAAGGTTGATGGCAAACTTGTCATAAATCCAAGTGAAGAAGACAGAAATAACTCTAGCCTAGACCTAACAGTAGCAGGCAAAAAAGGCGCTATAAACATGGTAGAAGCTGGAGCAAATGAGCTTGATGAAAGCGAAATGCTTGAAGCTATGCTTCTTGCCCTAGATGAAATAGGAGATATTTCTGATTTTATCCAAGGCATTATTGATGAGATTGGCAAGGAGAAAAAAGAAGTTGAAGCGCACGAAGAAAGCGAGCTTGACAGACTGATAGCAGAAAATTTTGCTGACCAAATCAAAAACTCAATCAGAACAACTGACAAGACCGAAAGAGAAGAAAATATATTTAATATCGAAGAAGCTGCCAAAGAAAAATTCTTGGCTGATTTTGAAGGCTGTGAAGATGAAATCCACAGAAAAATCGACGATATTATGAAAAAAGAAGTCAGACGTATGATTTCTATAGACAAAATCAGACCAGATGGCAGAGATATGACAGAAATTAGACCTCTTTCTGCAGAAGCAGGACTTTTGCCAAGAGTTCATGGATCAGGTTTATTCCAAAGAGGACAAACCCAAGTCCTATCTGTAGTAACTCTAGGCTCACCTGCTGATAGCCAAATAATTGACGGTCTAAATGTAGAAGATGTCCAAAAAAGATATATGCACCAATATAACTTCCCACCATTCTGTGTTGGAGATGTTAGACCACTCAGAGGACCTGGCAGACGTGAAATAGGACACGGACACTTGGCTGAAAGAGCCCTAGTTCCAGTTTTGCCAGATGAGAGTGAATTCCCATATACAATCAGAGTTGTATCTGAAGTTTTATCTTCAAATGGTTCTAGCTCCCAAGCATCAATATGTGGTTCAACCCTTTCACTAATGGATGCAGGTGTACCAATTAAAAAACCAGTTGCTGGTATTGCAATGGGACTTATAAAAGAAGATGATTCTATATCAATCCTAACAGATATCCAAGGCTTAGAAGACCATCTAGGAGATATGGACTTCAAGGTAGCAGGTACTCGTGATGGTATCACAGCCCTACAAATGGATATGAAAATATCAGGTATAACAAAAGAAGTCCTAGAAGAGTCTTTAGCGGATGCGAAAGATGCTAGATTTAGAATACTAGATGTTATAGAATCAGCAATTGATAAACCAAGAGCAGAGCTATCAGAATACGCCCCAAGATTATATACTATAGATATAGATCCAGAAAAGGTGAGAGATGTCATAGGTTCTGGCGGCAAGACAATAAATAAAATCATCGATGCAACAGGTGTAAAAATCGAAACAGAAGATGACGGACATATCACAGTTGCAAGTGAAAATGGCGAAAGCGGCAAAAAAGCTATAGAGATGATAAGGGCAATTGTCACTGATCCAAAACCAGGCGATATCTATGAGGGCAAGGTAGTAAGGATAATGAACTTTGGTGCCTTTGTAGAAATAGCCATAGGCAAGGAAGGTCTCCTTCACATCAGCCAAATCGACCACCGCAGGGTAGAAAAGGTTGAAGATGAGCTAGCAGTTGGCGATACTGTTAGGGTCAAGGTGACAGAGATAGATAGGCAAGGAAGGATAAATCTTTCTAGAAAAGCCCTACTTGAAAAGCCAGAATCTCACAAATCTAATGATAAAAGAGAAGCTTGGCCAGTAGACGAGTCACCATATAGAAATAATAAATAA
- the rpsO gene encoding 30S ribosomal protein S15, whose amino-acid sequence MNKEEKLAIIKEYQLDEKDTGSPEVQIAILSKKIANLTEHLKDNKKDHSSRRGLYKMIRRRRGMLTYLKNNDIDRYRSIVERLGLRG is encoded by the coding sequence ATGAACAAAGAAGAAAAATTAGCAATAATCAAAGAATACCAATTAGATGAAAAAGACACTGGTTCACCAGAAGTACAAATCGCTATCCTATCAAAGAAGATAGCAAACCTAACAGAGCACTTAAAAGATAATAAAAAAGATCACTCTTCAAGACGTGGATTATACAAAATGATCAGACGTAGAAGAGGCATGCTTACTTATCTAAAGAACAATGACATTGATAGATATAGATCAATTGTCGAAAGACTTGGACTAAGAGGTTAA
- a CDS encoding bifunctional riboflavin kinase/FAD synthetase: MKEMIRIYDLNLDLPDLEKKVVALGYFDGVHLGHQKLMKRNIELSKKYNFTPSVLLFKENTKNKVKDNDAYLSSLEDKIEILSEMGIKTFCLINFDKSFMELSPREFVEKIIAEKLNAKIIVVGSDYRFGYKASGDIKLLKEYEKIYSFTTDVVDFEMEDEKDKISSKHLRSLVKEGEISQVNKFLGRYYRIKGKVVDGKKRGRTLNFPTANLDLSYPYVIPRDGVYLTRVRIEDEYFYSLTNIGSNPTFETSQDKKIETYIYDFNRNIYGEHIAVDFIEFFRRDYKFSSAEELIEQMDKDKKRGLDYIKNIEK, translated from the coding sequence ATGAAAGAAATGATAAGAATATATGATTTAAATTTGGACCTACCTGACCTAGAAAAAAAGGTAGTGGCTTTGGGATATTTTGATGGAGTCCATTTGGGCCATCAAAAATTAATGAAAAGAAATATAGAATTATCAAAAAAATATAATTTTACTCCATCAGTCTTACTCTTTAAAGAAAATACCAAAAACAAGGTCAAGGATAATGACGCCTACCTATCAAGCCTAGAAGATAAGATCGAAATCCTCTCTGAGATGGGGATCAAAACATTTTGCCTTATAAATTTTGACAAGTCCTTTATGGAGCTTTCTCCAAGAGAATTTGTAGAAAAAATCATAGCAGAAAAACTCAATGCTAAAATCATAGTAGTAGGTAGTGACTACCGTTTTGGATACAAGGCAAGTGGTGATATAAAGTTATTAAAAGAATATGAAAAAATTTATTCATTTACAACAGACGTTGTAGATTTTGAGATGGAAGATGAAAAGGATAAAATTTCATCCAAACACCTCAGAAGCCTTGTAAAAGAAGGCGAGATTTCACAAGTAAATAAGTTTTTAGGTAGGTATTATAGGATAAAAGGTAAAGTTGTAGATGGCAAAAAAAGAGGCAGGACATTAAATTTCCCAACTGCCAACCTAGACCTATCCTATCCCTATGTCATACCAAGGGATGGGGTTTATCTTACAAGGGTAAGGATTGAAGATGAGTATTTCTATTCCCTTACAAACATAGGATCAAACCCAACTTTTGAAACAAGCCAAGATAAAAAAATAGAAACTTATATCTATGATTTTAATAGAAATATATATGGCGAACATATAGCAGTTGACTTTATAGAATTTTTTAGGCGTGATTATAAGTTTTCTAGTGCAGAAGAGCTTATCGAACAAATGGATAAGGACAAAAAAAGAGGCTTAGACTATATAAAAAATATTGAAAAATAG